A genomic segment from Leptolyngbya boryana PCC 6306 encodes:
- a CDS encoding FecR domain-containing protein yields MSRKLFLTIASLILGVGTVVSTKAAYALTPLTSAEIREIVRRVQFVPKGQSPRDAVLSEILRPDDALHTMRASRVGLRFNDGSWARVGEMAVFRFVPGTRNFRLTNGTVLLLIKPGQGRTTIDTPNASTGVRGSALFVRYDEQTETTVVGALTNNPAGPMEIVDNTTGRKVPLEAGQMAIVDPLGVRLFNFDMHRFYETSDMVRGLDLQRREAQPHPEPGIAAVQAETAQALQEQKPLTGPVIENPRMVQLTPVPDPAPNPPAQNSTGTGQQSAQTSPTNTATSQPSTGNPPSQNSSTGTGGTPSSGQTSGNTTPTNQNSTGSQQNNGREPVEVDATRGAQKAPESTTGGSAGNATNSNQPNSNSNQPNSNSNQPNSNSNQPNSNSNQPNSNSNQPNSNSNQPNSNSNQPNSNSNQPNSNSNQPNSNSNRPNSNSNQPNPNSNQPNSNSNQPNSNSNQPNSNSNQPNSNSNQPNSNSNQPNSNSNQPNSNSNPTSTTPNPSGSTPSNPNPANSAPATPRSADPAPTSGESTKPSNNPAPNPPANSNPPANSNPPANSNPPANSNPGQSSQPEQPRQILETTPPGRAIQASPENQTPPLSPTTPATNQVSNPINTPPTQPVVEPTQSPTNPPVEQAAPTAPVQAPTPTPVETPSTPVETPGPTAPVETPSTPVETPSTPVETPAPTAPVQAPTPTPVETPQPQNSTPPQNSTPTQNSAPN; encoded by the coding sequence ATGTCCCGTAAATTGTTCCTCACGATCGCCTCTCTGATCCTAGGAGTTGGTACTGTGGTTTCCACAAAGGCAGCCTATGCCTTAACTCCACTCACTTCAGCCGAGATCCGGGAAATTGTAAGGCGAGTTCAGTTTGTGCCGAAGGGACAAAGCCCGCGAGATGCCGTCTTATCAGAAATTCTGCGCCCTGATGATGCGCTGCATACGATGAGAGCGTCACGGGTGGGTTTACGATTTAACGATGGCTCTTGGGCACGGGTTGGTGAGATGGCAGTGTTCCGATTTGTGCCTGGAACACGAAATTTTCGTCTCACAAATGGAACGGTTCTCTTATTGATTAAGCCAGGGCAGGGAAGAACGACGATCGATACTCCCAATGCTTCAACTGGAGTGCGCGGATCAGCGTTATTTGTTCGGTATGACGAGCAAACTGAAACGACCGTAGTTGGCGCTTTGACGAATAATCCAGCAGGTCCAATGGAAATTGTGGACAACACAACTGGGCGCAAGGTGCCATTAGAAGCAGGACAAATGGCGATCGTTGATCCCTTAGGAGTTCGGCTTTTCAATTTTGACATGCACCGCTTCTATGAAACGAGCGATATGGTGCGCGGTCTTGATTTACAGCGGCGAGAAGCACAGCCTCATCCAGAACCAGGAATTGCCGCTGTACAAGCAGAAACAGCACAAGCTTTACAAGAGCAAAAACCTTTAACGGGACCGGTGATCGAAAATCCCCGAATGGTGCAGCTAACTCCAGTTCCGGATCCTGCGCCAAATCCCCCTGCACAAAATTCTACTGGCACGGGTCAGCAGTCAGCCCAAACCTCCCCGACCAATACTGCCACAAGTCAACCAAGTACCGGAAACCCACCTTCCCAAAATTCGAGCACGGGAACTGGAGGGACACCTAGCAGTGGACAAACTTCAGGAAACACGACTCCAACCAATCAAAATTCAACTGGTTCCCAACAGAACAACGGTAGAGAACCTGTAGAAGTTGATGCTACCAGAGGCGCACAAAAAGCTCCCGAGAGTACAACGGGCGGTAGTGCTGGAAACGCTACAAACTCAAATCAACCGAACTCCAATTCAAATCAACCCAATTCAAACTCAAATCAACCGAACTCCAATTCAAATCAACCCAATTCAAACTCAAATCAACCGAACTCCAATTCAAATCAACCCAATTCAAACTCAAATCAACCGAACTCCAATTCAAATCAACCCAATTCAAACTCAAATCAACCAAACTCTAATTCAAATCAACCGAACTCTAATTCAAATCGCCCCAATTCAAACTCAAATCAGCCAAATCCCAATTCAAATCAACCAAACTCCAATTCAAATCAACCAAACTCAAACTCAAATCAACCAAACTCAAACTCAAATCAACCAAACTCAAACTCAAATCAACCAAACTCAAACTCAAATCAACCAAACTCAAACTCAAATCAACCAAACTCAAACTCAAATCCAACGTCCACCACTCCAAATCCATCTGGCTCCACTCCCAGTAACCCAAATCCGGCAAATTCAGCACCAGCGACTCCCAGATCAGCAGACCCTGCACCAACTTCAGGAGAATCGACTAAGCCTTCAAACAATCCTGCACCAAATCCTCCAGCAAACTCGAATCCTCCAGCAAACTCGAATCCTCCAGCAAACTCAAATCCCCCAGCAAACTCGAATCCTGGGCAATCTTCCCAACCTGAACAGCCCCGCCAGATTCTAGAAACAACACCCCCTGGAAGAGCTATTCAAGCTTCGCCTGAAAACCAAACTCCTCCCCTTTCACCTACTACACCAGCTACCAATCAAGTTTCAAATCCAATCAATACTCCACCTACTCAACCAGTAGTCGAGCCAACCCAATCTCCTACTAACCCTCCTGTAGAGCAAGCAGCTCCAACTGCTCCAGTCCAAGCCCCAACCCCAACTCCAGTCGAAACTCCTTCAACTCCAGTTGAGACTCCAGGTCCAACTGCTCCAGTCGAAACTCCTTCAACTCCAGTTGAAACTCCCTCAACTCCAGTTGAAACTCCGGCTCCAACTGCTCCAGTTCAAGCCCCAACTCCAACTCCAGTCGAAACTCCTCAACCCCAGAATTCTACGCCCCCGCAGAATTCAACTCCCACTCAAAACTCTGCCCCAAACTAG
- a CDS encoding sulfurtransferase translates to MVKVAITAAWLADHLNDPNVAIADCRFALMQPELGRQQYREGHIPGAYYFDLNQDLSSPVQKHGGRHPLPDPEQFAHKLSQLGITPSTLVVAYDDSRFGFAARFWWLLRYFGHENVRVLDGGFANWQNLGYPVTSIVPTERAGNFTPEIQSDWIADIAAVKAGTSTLIDSREAERYRGEREPIDPIAGHIPGAVNYPWQLVTDDRGFLKTPEALKKHWSGIKDDPIVYCGSGVTACVNLLALAASGIDRAKLYPGSWSDWCSYLEQG, encoded by the coding sequence ATGGTAAAAGTTGCAATCACAGCGGCATGGTTAGCGGATCATCTCAACGATCCCAATGTGGCGATCGCAGATTGTCGATTTGCGCTGATGCAACCCGAACTCGGACGGCAGCAATACAGAGAGGGGCATATCCCTGGCGCATATTATTTCGACCTCAATCAAGATCTCTCTAGCCCCGTACAAAAACACGGTGGACGGCATCCTTTACCTGATCCCGAACAGTTTGCCCACAAGCTCTCGCAACTGGGGATCACGCCTTCAACCTTAGTGGTTGCTTACGATGACTCGCGATTTGGATTTGCGGCGCGGTTTTGGTGGCTCCTGCGCTACTTCGGACACGAAAATGTCAGAGTGCTCGACGGTGGCTTTGCGAATTGGCAAAATTTGGGCTATCCCGTGACCTCGATCGTGCCGACTGAGCGAGCCGGAAATTTTACACCTGAGATTCAGTCCGATTGGATTGCCGATATTGCAGCCGTCAAAGCCGGAACGTCAACTTTAATCGATTCGAGAGAGGCAGAACGATATCGGGGAGAACGTGAGCCAATCGATCCGATCGCAGGTCATATTCCCGGTGCCGTGAATTATCCCTGGCAATTGGTCACCGACGATCGTGGATTTCTCAAAACGCCTGAAGCCCTGAAAAAACATTGGTCAGGCATCAAAGATGACCCGATCGTATATTGCGGTTCTGGTGTCACCGCTTGTGTGAATTTGTTGGCCTTAGCAGCAAGCGGCATCGATCGCGCAAAACTCTACCCCGGCAGTTGGAGCGATTGGTGCTCATATTTAGAACAGGGGTAA
- a CDS encoding YqaE/Pmp3 family membrane protein — translation MNFLRLVFAIVLPPVAVFMTSGISSALVINILLTLLGWVPGIIHAIWYLQKTEERRGAY, via the coding sequence ATGAACTTCTTACGCTTAGTCTTCGCTATTGTCCTGCCTCCTGTCGCTGTTTTCATGACTTCTGGAATTAGTTCAGCATTGGTTATCAACATTCTGCTGACTCTACTCGGATGGGTTCCCGGAATTATTCACGCAATTTGGTATCTACAAAAGACCGAAGAACGACGTGGCGCTTACTAA
- a CDS encoding rhomboid family intramembrane serine protease → MFPVGDDNPIRITPYVTYGIIAVNVLVFFYQLTLTPAELDNFFYTWAVVPRELSADLAGASLRYQPFPEWITLITSQFLHGGFAHIFGNMLFLWIFGNNVEEKLGHLRFLIFYIGCGMLAAATQWFFSMDSNIPSLGASGAIAGVMGAYILRFPGAAVTTIIPPFFFFPFRVPAWAYLGIWFIQQAFYGVASLNVPANIGMERGGVAYWAHAGGFVFGAILGPLLGLFSNRDRTY, encoded by the coding sequence GTGTTTCCGGTCGGCGACGATAATCCAATTCGCATTACACCCTATGTCACATACGGAATTATTGCGGTCAACGTTTTAGTCTTTTTCTATCAATTAACGCTTACACCTGCGGAACTAGACAATTTTTTCTACACTTGGGCAGTTGTTCCCCGTGAACTTAGTGCAGACCTTGCAGGAGCCTCTCTTCGCTATCAACCTTTTCCAGAGTGGATTACTCTAATCACGTCGCAATTTCTGCATGGTGGGTTTGCCCATATCTTTGGCAACATGTTGTTCCTCTGGATTTTTGGCAACAACGTCGAAGAAAAACTGGGACATCTACGATTTTTGATTTTTTATATCGGCTGTGGCATGTTGGCAGCCGCAACTCAATGGTTTTTCTCAATGGACTCTAATATTCCATCCTTGGGAGCCAGTGGCGCGATCGCGGGCGTGATGGGGGCATACATTCTGCGCTTTCCGGGCGCAGCCGTCACTACGATTATTCCGCCGTTCTTCTTCTTTCCATTTCGCGTTCCCGCTTGGGCATATCTAGGCATTTGGTTTATTCAACAAGCCTTCTACGGCGTTGCCAGTTTAAATGTTCCTGCGAATATCGGTATGGAGCGGGGCGGAGTTGCCTACTGGGCACATGCAGGCGGATTTGTGTTTGGAGCAATTTTAGGACCGCTGCTCGGATTGTTCTCCAATAGGGATCGAACATACTAA
- the hisA gene encoding 1-(5-phosphoribosyl)-5-[(5-phosphoribosylamino)methylideneamino]imidazole-4-carboxamide isomerase, whose amino-acid sequence MEVIPAIDLLGGKCVRLYQGDYNQSQVFNDDPVAVARQWEAEGATRLHLVDLDGAKVGHPVNLDVIRSIVEAVEIPVEVGGGLRDRDAVAALLSTGVRWAILGTVAVEQPDLVAQLCGEFPGQIIVGIDARNGKVATKGWLETSEVLATELAERMAQLGAAAIIYTDIHRDGTMQGPNLEALRDLAAIAAIPVIASGGVSSLTDLLSLLALEPQGVTGAIVGKAIYTGDVSLKEAVRAVGQGRWQDIPPDFGSSALA is encoded by the coding sequence ATGGAAGTGATCCCAGCAATCGATTTGCTCGGTGGTAAATGTGTGCGTCTGTATCAAGGCGACTATAACCAGTCGCAAGTGTTTAATGATGATCCGGTTGCGGTCGCCCGTCAGTGGGAAGCGGAGGGTGCAACTCGATTACATTTAGTCGATCTCGATGGCGCAAAAGTTGGACATCCTGTGAATCTGGATGTGATTCGATCGATCGTGGAAGCTGTGGAGATTCCGGTCGAGGTTGGGGGCGGTTTGCGCGATCGCGATGCCGTCGCCGCATTACTTTCGACAGGGGTAAGATGGGCGATTTTAGGAACGGTTGCAGTGGAACAGCCCGATTTGGTTGCGCAATTGTGTGGAGAATTTCCTGGTCAAATCATTGTGGGCATCGATGCGCGCAATGGTAAAGTTGCCACCAAAGGCTGGCTCGAAACTTCAGAAGTCTTGGCGACAGAGTTAGCGGAGCGGATGGCGCAACTGGGAGCCGCAGCGATTATTTATACTGATATTCATCGGGATGGAACCATGCAGGGACCAAACCTGGAAGCATTGCGGGATTTAGCAGCGATCGCGGCAATTCCGGTGATTGCTTCGGGGGGAGTTAGTTCGTTGACGGATTTACTCAGCCTATTGGCATTAGAACCGCAAGGAGTGACAGGTGCGATCGTTGGAAAAGCGATTTACACCGGAGATGTTTCTCTGAAAGAAGCGGTTCGAGCAGTGGGACAAGGGCGCTGGCAGGATATTCCTCCGGATTTTGGATCGTCAGCATTGGCATAG
- a CDS encoding M48 family metallopeptidase: MKKQVFRQRWRWYFPRFVTVCCAILLLIRPIAFAISASATTPSPTPTVEKPTESKPAEPKPAEKPEESKPAEPTKTPEQLEREKTLIEADRLYRSGDKAQAVKLYQAVKPPFQGVVEANPQEVITDPAQLSTAGQVYWRESEAGLAQNLESRIFVPLELLVKEIPQFVPGQLRYAEALEKFGKTEQALAVLEKAATRYPNQPELIKAKVAALAKNEKWIDASIAARQFALLNPNHSEASALTALADDYQKRYQKQLRSRLRGNLVGGILTGALGYALTGSLFGPLTSVQNTALLLRGESAVGDRVVRQAKRQLDLVEDKEVNDYIAGIGQKLADAAGRKEFKYEFYVVLDDKLNAFALPGGKVFVNAGAIEKANSEAELAGLLGHELSHAILSHSFQLITEGSLTANITQFIPYVGGLITDLTTLSYSRDMERQADVLGTRLLASTDYAADGLYNLMVTLRKQEEEKKRDLPPAWLASHPLPNDRVNYLQELITQTGYNRYAFEGVEQHSAIQSKVKQLLKEHKEREEKKGNRRDRN; the protein is encoded by the coding sequence ATGAAGAAGCAAGTTTTCCGGCAACGCTGGCGCTGGTACTTTCCAAGATTCGTCACAGTTTGTTGTGCAATCTTGCTTTTGATTCGCCCGATCGCATTTGCAATTTCTGCCAGTGCGACGACTCCAAGCCCGACTCCGACAGTTGAGAAGCCTACAGAGTCTAAACCTGCCGAGCCAAAGCCTGCTGAGAAGCCCGAAGAGTCTAAACCTGCTGAGCCGACCAAAACCCCGGAACAGCTAGAGCGAGAGAAGACATTGATCGAAGCCGATCGACTGTACCGATCCGGTGACAAAGCTCAAGCAGTCAAGCTTTATCAAGCAGTCAAGCCTCCTTTTCAGGGTGTAGTCGAAGCGAATCCTCAAGAAGTGATCACTGATCCTGCTCAGTTATCGACTGCGGGACAAGTGTACTGGCGCGAATCTGAAGCGGGACTGGCTCAGAATTTAGAAAGTCGAATTTTTGTCCCCTTGGAACTTTTAGTCAAAGAAATTCCGCAATTCGTTCCGGGACAGCTGCGATATGCGGAGGCGCTAGAGAAGTTTGGCAAAACCGAACAAGCGTTGGCGGTACTCGAAAAAGCGGCAACTCGCTATCCCAATCAGCCAGAGTTGATCAAAGCAAAAGTCGCAGCATTGGCAAAAAATGAGAAATGGATTGATGCGTCGATCGCGGCTCGACAATTTGCCTTACTCAACCCCAATCATTCCGAAGCCTCAGCACTGACAGCACTAGCAGATGACTATCAGAAACGCTATCAAAAGCAACTTCGTAGCAGACTTCGAGGCAATCTCGTTGGTGGAATTCTCACCGGGGCATTAGGGTACGCCCTCACTGGAAGCTTATTTGGTCCACTGACTTCGGTTCAGAATACTGCGCTACTGTTGCGAGGCGAATCTGCGGTTGGCGATCGCGTTGTTCGGCAAGCAAAACGTCAGCTTGATTTGGTTGAAGATAAAGAAGTCAATGACTATATAGCAGGCATCGGACAGAAGCTTGCGGATGCTGCTGGCAGGAAAGAATTTAAGTACGAATTTTATGTGGTCTTAGATGACAAGCTCAATGCATTTGCGCTGCCGGGTGGGAAGGTGTTTGTGAATGCAGGCGCGATTGAGAAAGCAAATTCCGAAGCTGAACTCGCTGGACTATTGGGACACGAACTCTCCCACGCGATTCTGTCTCATAGTTTTCAACTGATTACAGAAGGCTCCCTCACTGCCAATATTACGCAGTTCATTCCTTACGTGGGTGGCTTGATTACAGACCTGACAACACTGAGCTACAGCCGCGATATGGAACGTCAAGCGGATGTGCTAGGAACTCGGCTTTTAGCTTCAACGGACTATGCAGCAGATGGTTTGTACAATCTGATGGTGACGCTGCGTAAACAAGAAGAAGAGAAGAAGCGAGATCTTCCGCCTGCTTGGTTAGCTTCGCATCCTTTACCTAACGATCGAGTGAACTATCTGCAAGAGCTAATCACTCAGACGGGTTACAATCGCTATGCTTTTGAGGGAGTGGAGCAGCATTCAGCCATTCAGTCGAAAGTGAAGCAACTCCTGAAAGAACATAAAGAGCGGGAAGAGAAGAAGGGGAATCGACGCGATCGCAATTAA
- the bicA gene encoding bicarbonate transporter BicA — protein sequence MTITNLIRFNNLRGDIFGGVTAAIVSLPLALAFGVASGVGPIGGLYGAICVGFFAALFGGTPTLISEPTGPMTVVMTAIVAGLTASNPENGLAMAFTVVMLAGLFQIVFGIFKLGKYVTLMPYSVISGFMSGIGVILIILQIAPFLGQAAPKGGVLGTVMAIPGLIANVKTPEAILGAVTLAIIFLMPKKLKRLVPPQLVALIIGTIISLTVFQGADIRRIGSIPVGLPPLQLPTFTASQLTTMFVDGVMLGMLGCIDTLLTAVVADSLTRTEHKSDKELIGQGIGNIVSGLCGGLPGAGATMGTVVNIQTGARTAVSGLTRAIVLLVVVLGAARLTEPIPMAVLAGIALKVGIDILDWSFLKRSHKVSLKGSLIMYGVLLLTVFVDLIVAVGVGVFIANILTIERLSEMQSSEVKLISDMDDDARLSAEQKQLLDKGQGRVLLFSLSGPMIFGLSKAIAREHNAMKEADALVVDLTDVPTMGVTASLAIENVIRDASDKGLAIYLVGASEKVQRRLQKLGLFDVIHADHFFSDRTAALEQAVSHVYLKETA from the coding sequence ATGACAATTACCAATCTAATTCGATTTAATAATCTCCGAGGAGATATCTTCGGAGGCGTCACCGCAGCTATCGTTTCATTGCCCCTAGCACTCGCTTTCGGGGTCGCCTCTGGAGTCGGTCCCATTGGTGGACTGTATGGCGCAATCTGCGTTGGATTCTTCGCTGCACTGTTTGGTGGCACTCCAACACTGATTTCTGAGCCAACTGGTCCGATGACCGTTGTCATGACCGCGATCGTCGCTGGATTGACCGCAAGCAATCCAGAAAACGGCTTAGCGATGGCATTTACGGTCGTCATGCTGGCTGGATTGTTTCAAATCGTGTTCGGTATTTTCAAACTTGGAAAATACGTCACGCTGATGCCATATAGCGTCATTTCCGGCTTCATGTCTGGAATTGGCGTAATTCTGATCATTCTACAGATTGCACCCTTCCTAGGGCAGGCAGCTCCGAAAGGTGGCGTGCTTGGAACAGTGATGGCAATTCCAGGTTTGATTGCCAATGTCAAAACACCAGAAGCAATTCTCGGTGCAGTCACTTTGGCAATCATCTTCTTAATGCCGAAAAAGCTGAAGCGACTCGTTCCGCCTCAGTTGGTTGCGTTAATCATTGGAACAATCATTTCGTTAACCGTGTTCCAAGGCGCTGATATTCGTCGGATTGGTTCGATTCCAGTTGGATTGCCGCCGCTGCAACTCCCTACCTTTACTGCAAGTCAACTGACCACCATGTTTGTGGATGGGGTAATGCTTGGGATGCTGGGCTGTATTGATACACTCTTGACAGCGGTTGTTGCAGATAGTCTGACTCGCACAGAACATAAATCAGATAAAGAACTGATCGGTCAAGGAATTGGCAACATTGTCTCTGGATTGTGTGGAGGGTTGCCGGGTGCTGGAGCTACGATGGGAACCGTGGTCAACATCCAAACTGGTGCGAGGACTGCTGTTTCTGGATTGACGCGTGCGATCGTACTTCTGGTAGTAGTCCTGGGTGCTGCAAGGCTCACGGAACCGATTCCGATGGCAGTTCTCGCGGGGATTGCTCTGAAAGTAGGGATTGATATTCTCGACTGGAGCTTCTTGAAGCGATCGCATAAAGTCTCGCTCAAAGGTTCCCTGATTATGTACGGGGTACTGCTGTTAACGGTATTTGTGGATCTGATCGTGGCAGTCGGCGTAGGGGTCTTCATTGCTAACATTCTGACGATTGAGCGACTGAGTGAAATGCAATCGTCAGAAGTCAAACTGATTTCAGATATGGATGATGATGCGCGTCTCTCAGCGGAGCAAAAACAACTGCTCGATAAAGGACAAGGACGTGTTCTATTGTTCAGCCTTAGTGGTCCCATGATTTTTGGCTTGTCGAAAGCGATCGCGCGGGAACACAATGCTATGAAAGAGGCAGATGCCTTAGTTGTGGATCTGACTGATGTTCCAACAATGGGCGTAACGGCTTCGTTAGCGATCGAGAATGTCATTCGGGATGCGAGTGATAAAGGCTTAGCGATTTACCTGGTTGGGGCAAGTGAGAAAGTTCAGCGTCGCTTGCAAAAGTTGGGGCTGTTCGATGTCATTCATGCTGACCATTTTTTCAGCGATCGTACCGCAGCCTTAGAGCAAGCTGTGAGCCATGTCTACCTCAAAGAGACTGCTTAA